From Halobacterium sp. R2-5, the proteins below share one genomic window:
- a CDS encoding glutamate-5-semialdehyde dehydrogenase: protein MSDDTETQVAQAQRAALDLANVDEATRNDALHAIADAIRARSDEILAANDEDVEAAEEMLAEGEYTQALVDRLKLDEAKLESIAEMVESVAGQDDPLGETLEARELDDDLELYKVAVPIGVVATVFESRPDALVQISALALKSGNAVLLKGGSEASESNRVLHDIIREATADVAVPDGWSQLIEAREDVDRVLEMDDAVDLVMPRGSSAFVSYVQDNTQIPVLGHTEGVCHVYVDEDADLDMAEDVAFDAKVQYPAVCNAVETLLVSEVVADDFLPGMVERYEDAGVELRGDDATRDIVDVDPATEEDWETEYGDLELSIKVVEDVYDAVDHVNAHGSKHTESIVTEDDDTAAVFMQGIDAASVFHNASTRFADGYRYGLGAEVGISTGKIHARGPVGLAGLTTYKYYLEGDGQLVATYSGEDAAPFSHEDFDAAWNPGRLSDE, encoded by the coding sequence ATGAGTGACGACACCGAGACGCAGGTCGCGCAGGCGCAGCGCGCCGCCCTCGACCTGGCGAACGTCGACGAGGCGACGCGCAACGACGCGCTGCACGCGATTGCGGACGCGATTCGCGCGCGCAGCGACGAGATCCTCGCGGCCAACGACGAGGACGTGGAGGCCGCCGAGGAGATGCTCGCGGAGGGCGAGTACACCCAGGCGCTCGTCGACCGCCTCAAACTCGACGAGGCGAAACTGGAGAGCATCGCGGAGATGGTCGAGTCCGTCGCGGGTCAGGACGACCCGCTCGGGGAGACCCTGGAAGCCCGCGAACTCGACGACGACCTCGAACTGTACAAGGTCGCGGTGCCCATCGGCGTGGTCGCGACGGTGTTCGAGTCGCGGCCGGACGCGCTCGTCCAGATCTCCGCGCTCGCGCTGAAGTCGGGGAACGCCGTCCTGCTGAAGGGCGGCAGCGAGGCCAGCGAGTCCAACCGCGTGCTCCACGACATCATCCGGGAGGCGACCGCGGACGTGGCCGTACCCGACGGGTGGTCGCAGCTCATCGAAGCCCGCGAGGACGTCGACCGCGTGCTGGAGATGGACGACGCCGTCGACCTCGTGATGCCGCGTGGCTCCTCGGCGTTCGTGAGCTACGTCCAGGACAACACCCAGATTCCCGTGCTCGGGCACACGGAGGGCGTCTGCCACGTCTACGTCGACGAGGACGCGGACCTCGACATGGCCGAGGACGTCGCGTTCGACGCGAAAGTCCAGTACCCCGCCGTGTGTAACGCCGTGGAGACGCTGCTCGTCAGCGAAGTCGTCGCCGATGACTTCCTCCCGGGGATGGTCGAGCGCTACGAGGACGCGGGCGTCGAACTGCGCGGCGACGACGCCACCCGCGACATCGTCGACGTCGACCCCGCCACGGAGGAGGACTGGGAGACGGAGTACGGCGACCTCGAACTCTCCATCAAGGTCGTCGAGGACGTCTACGACGCCGTCGACCACGTCAACGCGCACGGCTCGAAGCACACCGAGTCCATCGTCACCGAGGACGACGACACGGCCGCGGTGTTCATGCAGGGTATCGACGCCGCGAGCGTCTTCCACAACGCGTCGACGCGGTTCGCGGACGGCTACCGCTACGGGCTCGGCGCCGAGGTCGGCATCTCGACGGGGAAGATTCACGCCCGCGGCCCGGTCGGGCTCGCGGGCCTGACGACGTACAAGTACTACCTGGAGGGCGACGGCCAGCTCGTCGCGACGTACAGCGGCGAGGACGCCGCACCGTTCAGCCACGAGGACTTCGACGCCGCGTGGAATCCGGGCCGGCTCAGCGACGAGTAG
- a CDS encoding GMC family oxidoreductase, protein MGANRRPAERADVCVVGAGPAGGLVADRLAAEGYEVVVLEAGPRFEDDEREQRMERSIRPAHGPNSVWEMGGERDAYASTGDRHYPLNAARVKGVGGSTLHWQGMVMRLHEQDFRLESETGVGADWPISYDDLRPYYADAEQELGVAGASDNPFAPPREQPHPLPAFPPSYSDSLFAAACEDVGVTTHSVPNARLSEARNDRSACVGYGTCQPVCPSGAKYDATVHVARAEERGARVIDRAPVQRLEHDDAGERVTAAVYATPDGSEHRQEAREFVLAAGGIENPRLLLLSESEQYPDGLANSSGLVGRYFMDHLFAGAGGTLDEPTRQNHVGFNTTESHQFYDREDDERGAIKLEFLNYAGPSPVEMALTGDDWGDAMLDRIRDGYGTHVAVGALVEQRPREENQIRLHPERTDDHGNPVPDVVWSLDGYTRRAIERANEIQHEILNELGADVQWTVGPGATGPAFHHMGTTRMGDDPETSVVNPQLRTHDLANLTIPSSSVFPTGGAMNPTLTIAALALKAADHVAERL, encoded by the coding sequence ATGGGAGCGAACCGCCGGCCCGCAGAGCGCGCGGACGTCTGCGTCGTGGGCGCCGGCCCCGCGGGCGGCCTCGTCGCTGATAGGTTGGCCGCCGAGGGCTACGAGGTGGTCGTCCTCGAAGCCGGCCCGCGCTTCGAGGACGACGAGCGCGAGCAGCGCATGGAGCGCTCGATTCGGCCCGCGCACGGCCCGAACTCCGTCTGGGAGATGGGCGGTGAGCGTGACGCGTACGCGTCGACGGGCGACCGCCACTACCCGCTGAACGCGGCGCGCGTGAAGGGCGTCGGGGGGTCGACGCTCCACTGGCAGGGGATGGTGATGCGCCTCCACGAGCAGGACTTCCGGCTGGAGTCCGAGACGGGCGTGGGCGCCGACTGGCCGATTAGCTACGACGACCTGCGGCCGTACTACGCCGACGCCGAGCAGGAGCTGGGCGTCGCTGGCGCGAGCGACAACCCGTTCGCGCCGCCGCGCGAGCAGCCCCACCCGCTGCCCGCCTTCCCGCCGAGCTACTCGGACTCGCTGTTCGCGGCGGCCTGCGAGGATGTCGGCGTGACGACTCACTCCGTGCCGAACGCGCGACTCTCGGAGGCCCGGAACGACCGGAGCGCCTGCGTCGGCTACGGCACCTGCCAGCCGGTGTGTCCGTCGGGCGCGAAGTACGACGCGACGGTTCACGTCGCGCGCGCCGAGGAGCGGGGCGCCCGCGTTATCGACCGCGCGCCCGTCCAGCGCCTCGAACACGACGACGCGGGCGAGCGCGTGACGGCGGCCGTCTACGCCACGCCGGACGGCAGCGAGCACCGTCAGGAGGCCCGCGAGTTCGTGCTCGCGGCGGGCGGCATCGAGAATCCGCGCTTGCTCTTGCTCTCCGAGTCCGAGCAGTACCCCGACGGCCTCGCGAACTCCTCGGGGCTCGTCGGCCGGTACTTCATGGACCACCTGTTCGCGGGCGCCGGCGGCACGCTCGACGAGCCCACGCGCCAGAACCACGTCGGGTTCAACACCACCGAGAGCCACCAGTTCTACGACCGCGAGGACGACGAGCGGGGCGCCATCAAGCTAGAGTTCCTCAACTACGCCGGGCCGTCACCGGTGGAGATGGCGCTCACGGGCGACGACTGGGGGGACGCGATGCTCGACCGCATCCGCGACGGCTACGGCACGCACGTCGCGGTCGGCGCGCTCGTCGAGCAGCGCCCGCGAGAGGAGAACCAGATCCGCCTCCACCCCGAACGCACCGACGACCACGGCAACCCCGTGCCGGACGTCGTGTGGTCGCTGGACGGCTACACGCGCCGCGCTATCGAACGAGCGAACGAGATTCAGCACGAAATCCTGAACGAACTCGGCGCGGACGTTCAGTGGACGGTCGGCCCGGGCGCGACGGGGCCGGCGTTCCACCACATGGGCACGACGCGGATGGGCGACGACCCCGAGACGAGCGTCGTGAACCCCCAACTGCGGACGCACGACCTCGCGAATCTCACGATCCCGTCGTCGAGCGTCTTCCCGACGGGCGGCGCGATGAACCCCACACTCACGATCGCCGCGCTCGCGCTGAAGGCCGCCGACCACGTCGCCGAGCGCCTGTAG
- a CDS encoding OsmC family protein — MTIEVTSTSEEGYVTRSRVGDFELTIDATDEEGPNPNATLLADYASCFIPAFRVGGQKEGFDDLGRIDIDVEGDIDDEDDLEAIRFHILVEADLDDDELDAVIERAEDICHVHSALREGLHAEITGETGAF, encoded by the coding sequence ATGACTATCGAAGTTACCAGTACGTCCGAGGAAGGCTACGTCACGCGGTCGCGCGTCGGCGACTTCGAACTGACCATCGACGCCACCGACGAGGAGGGCCCGAACCCGAACGCGACGCTGCTCGCGGACTACGCGTCCTGCTTCATCCCGGCGTTCCGCGTCGGCGGCCAGAAGGAGGGCTTCGACGACCTCGGCCGAATCGACATCGACGTCGAGGGCGACATCGACGACGAGGACGACCTCGAAGCGATTCGCTTCCACATCCTCGTCGAGGCGGACCTCGACGACGACGAGCTCGACGCCGTCATCGAGCGCGCAGAGGACATCTGCCACGTCCACAGCGCGCTCCGCGAGGGCCTCCACGCCGAGATCACGGGCGAGACCGGCGCCTTCTAA
- the proB gene encoding glutamate 5-kinase, which produces MSEQVQARAADEDAVEAARRRAADADLVVVKAGTNSLTDDDSRLDREKLDKLVDDIMDLRERGKDVLLVSSGSIGAGSGRIGKDGDTIEETQALSTVGQSLLMAQYTESFERYDQKIAQLLLTEHDLDNPERFTNLQNTVRTLLDWGIVPVINENDAVATEEVRIGDNDMLSSSVAIGVDADLLVTLTDVGGVYTGNPKHDDDAERIEAVAQNYDEVQQLITDTAEAKFGGIRTKVERARAAAEHDIPAIIARSTEPSVLEKIATAKPVGTLFVPVNGDSDE; this is translated from the coding sequence GGCCGACGAGGACGCCGTCGAGGCGGCCCGCCGGCGCGCCGCGGACGCCGACCTCGTCGTCGTGAAGGCGGGGACGAACTCGCTGACCGACGACGACTCGCGGCTCGACCGCGAGAAGCTCGACAAGCTCGTCGACGACATCATGGACCTCCGCGAGCGCGGCAAGGACGTCCTGCTGGTGTCCTCGGGGTCCATCGGCGCCGGGTCCGGTCGAATCGGGAAGGACGGCGACACCATCGAGGAGACGCAGGCGCTGTCGACGGTCGGGCAGAGCCTCTTGATGGCACAGTACACCGAGAGCTTCGAGCGCTACGACCAGAAGATCGCCCAACTGCTGCTGACCGAGCACGACCTCGACAACCCCGAGCGGTTCACGAACCTCCAGAACACGGTGCGGACGCTGCTCGACTGGGGCATCGTCCCGGTCATCAACGAGAACGACGCGGTCGCCACCGAGGAGGTCCGCATCGGCGACAACGACATGCTGTCGTCGTCGGTCGCAATCGGCGTGGACGCGGACCTGCTGGTGACGCTGACGGACGTCGGCGGCGTCTACACGGGGAACCCGAAACACGACGACGACGCCGAGCGCATCGAGGCGGTCGCACAGAACTACGACGAGGTCCAGCAGCTCATCACCGACACCGCGGAGGCGAAGTTCGGCGGCATCCGCACGAAGGTCGAGCGCGCGCGGGCGGCCGCCGAGCACGACATCCCCGCCATCATCGCGCGGTCGACGGAGCCGTCGGTCCTCGAGAAGATCGCCACGGCCAAGCCCGTCGGGACGTTATTCGTTCCCGTGAACGGTGACAGCGATGAGTGA
- a CDS encoding DICT sensory domain-containing protein: MQSLGDLLDGVEAQRKTLEVHSDDDAVVADLREQFSTRHVDVTRRDSPTRDSEGFVVVRGPRGEFLGALGVGRLAELASPEIHPPWELAQSEVNLAELLDFFDKTLFTAFERRQLLAVTREFEERAWRVGTGGLYAGFQRPAALAAQTSVYNRLADESSLDVRVFLRGRDSPALDDAVSVVRSEEPEIGRYWFVAFDGGQGGDMYKCALVAEERAGGYFGFWTDDPERVDELCSYLREEYDA; this comes from the coding sequence ATGCAGTCGCTCGGCGACCTCCTCGACGGGGTCGAGGCCCAGCGGAAGACCCTCGAAGTGCACAGCGACGACGACGCGGTCGTCGCGGACCTCCGCGAGCAGTTCTCGACGCGGCACGTCGACGTCACGCGGCGGGACAGCCCCACCCGCGACTCCGAGGGGTTCGTCGTGGTCCGCGGCCCCCGCGGCGAGTTCCTCGGCGCACTCGGCGTCGGCCGCCTGGCGGAACTCGCCTCGCCGGAAATCCACCCGCCGTGGGAGCTCGCCCAGTCAGAGGTCAACCTCGCCGAGCTGCTGGACTTCTTCGACAAGACGCTGTTCACCGCTTTCGAGCGCCGCCAGCTGCTCGCCGTCACCCGGGAGTTCGAGGAGCGCGCGTGGCGGGTCGGTACCGGCGGGCTGTACGCCGGCTTCCAGCGGCCGGCCGCGCTCGCCGCGCAGACGTCGGTCTACAACCGCCTCGCCGACGAATCCAGTCTCGACGTCAGGGTGTTCCTCCGAGGGCGGGACTCGCCCGCGCTGGACGACGCGGTCTCGGTCGTCCGCTCCGAGGAGCCCGAAATCGGCCGGTACTGGTTCGTCGCCTTCGACGGCGGCCAGGGCGGGGACATGTACAAGTGCGCGCTGGTCGCCGAGGAGCGCGCGGGCGGCTACTTCGGCTTCTGGACTGACGACCCCGAGCGCGTCGACGAGCTCTGTTCGTACCTGCGCGAGGAGTACGACGCGTAG
- a CDS encoding fumarylacetoacetate hydrolase family protein codes for MHWMRFRDPAGAVRRGEYEDGTVSFGGRTYDVDDVEVLPPAEPSKIVCVGRNYAAHAEERNSEIPDRPLLFLKPPNAVAGDGDTVTLPGDNYIEHEAEVAVVIGEQCRNVDEEEAFDVVAGYTAADDVSNRTDQSEEQNWVRGKAFDGACPLGPVLATPDEVPEDASVELRVNGETRQSSSIEHFIFSVPELIAEITEYMTLEPGDVIITGTPEGVNELEDGDSVEVEVEGVGTLSHDVERE; via the coding sequence ATGCACTGGATGCGTTTCCGCGACCCGGCAGGGGCAGTACGACGCGGCGAGTACGAGGACGGCACCGTCTCGTTCGGCGGACGGACCTACGACGTCGACGACGTCGAGGTGCTGCCGCCGGCGGAGCCGTCGAAGATCGTCTGCGTCGGCCGGAACTACGCCGCGCACGCAGAGGAGCGCAACTCAGAGATCCCGGACCGTCCGCTGCTGTTCCTGAAGCCGCCGAACGCCGTCGCCGGCGACGGCGACACCGTGACGCTGCCGGGCGACAACTACATCGAGCACGAGGCGGAGGTCGCGGTGGTCATCGGCGAGCAGTGTCGGAACGTCGACGAGGAAGAGGCCTTCGACGTGGTCGCGGGCTACACGGCCGCCGACGACGTCTCGAACCGCACCGACCAGTCCGAGGAGCAGAACTGGGTGCGCGGGAAGGCCTTCGACGGCGCGTGCCCGCTCGGCCCGGTGCTCGCGACGCCCGACGAGGTGCCCGAGGACGCGAGCGTCGAACTGCGCGTGAACGGCGAGACGCGGCAGTCCTCGTCCATCGAGCACTTCATCTTCTCCGTCCCCGAGCTGATCGCCGAGATTACGGAGTACATGACCCTCGAACCGGGCGACGTCATCATCACGGGCACGCCGGAGGGCGTGAACGAGCTGGAGGACGGCGACAGCGTCGAGGTCGAGGTCGAGGGCGTCGGCACGCTCTCCCACGACGTCGAGCGCGAGTGA
- a CDS encoding FAD-binding oxidoreductase, with translation MSAEKHPLGTVAELAEQDVEEFAATLDGNLVLPDDDDTYTDARNVWNGLVNKYPAVISRVRNATDVATAIQFARRNDLELAIRGGAHHQTGSALVNQGLVVDLSDMDRVDVDPDQQVATVEPGTRAEDVLAETQEYGLAPPTGSAGDVGIPGSTLSGGIGWMRRKNGLGIDALRSVEIVTPDGEVRTASPDQHEDLFWAVRGGGGNFGVVTNFEFDLYEVGPVVQALGVYYPADATEDALQTHREVVEDAPAEFTSILIRGEVPNLPPIPDDIAGTPAVGILGAYLGDHDDGEDVIAPLRDVADPLIDMSDKMPYEMLHDLGKQLYPWGRKYTHRSVLFDELTDDVHDVITEQMEAAPTTMDAIGVWPLGGNIGHGAGAAYPWDDKRYMVTIEGNWEELATAPNLEWARETERRLRSLGGEGAYAGFTGVEEQDWEDWSEQVYGPSYDRLAAVKNRYDPENVFQQNVNVDPNDA, from the coding sequence ATGTCGGCGGAAAAGCATCCGCTGGGAACAGTTGCAGAGCTCGCCGAGCAGGACGTCGAGGAGTTCGCCGCGACGCTCGACGGTAACCTCGTCCTCCCCGACGACGACGACACATACACGGACGCACGAAACGTCTGGAACGGCCTCGTCAACAAATACCCCGCCGTCATCTCCCGCGTCCGAAACGCCACCGACGTCGCTACTGCTATCCAGTTCGCTCGCCGTAACGACCTCGAGCTAGCTATCCGAGGCGGCGCACACCACCAGACCGGCAGCGCCCTCGTCAACCAGGGCCTCGTCGTCGACCTCTCGGACATGGACCGGGTCGACGTCGACCCGGACCAGCAGGTCGCGACCGTCGAACCCGGCACCCGCGCCGAAGACGTCCTCGCCGAAACACAGGAGTACGGCCTCGCACCGCCCACCGGCAGTGCCGGTGACGTCGGCATCCCGGGTTCGACGCTCAGTGGTGGCATCGGCTGGATGCGCCGCAAGAACGGCCTCGGCATCGACGCGCTCCGCAGCGTCGAGATCGTGACGCCCGACGGCGAAGTCCGGACCGCTTCCCCGGACCAGCACGAAGACCTGTTCTGGGCTGTCCGTGGCGGCGGCGGCAACTTCGGTGTCGTCACCAACTTCGAATTCGACCTCTACGAGGTCGGGCCCGTGGTGCAGGCGCTCGGCGTCTACTACCCCGCCGACGCCACCGAAGACGCACTCCAGACGCACCGCGAGGTGGTCGAAGACGCGCCAGCGGAATTCACGTCGATTCTCATCCGTGGCGAGGTGCCGAACCTGCCGCCGATCCCCGACGACATCGCCGGCACGCCCGCCGTCGGCATCCTCGGCGCGTATCTCGGCGACCACGACGACGGCGAGGACGTGATCGCGCCGCTCCGTGATGTTGCCGACCCGCTCATCGACATGAGCGACAAGATGCCCTACGAGATGCTGCACGACCTCGGCAAACAGCTGTACCCGTGGGGCCGGAAGTACACCCACCGGTCGGTCCTCTTCGACGAGCTGACCGACGACGTCCACGACGTCATCACCGAGCAGATGGAGGCCGCACCAACGACGATGGACGCGATTGGTGTCTGGCCGCTCGGCGGGAACATCGGCCACGGGGCGGGTGCAGCGTACCCGTGGGACGACAAGCGGTACATGGTGACGATAGAGGGGAACTGGGAGGAGCTGGCAACCGCGCCGAATCTCGAGTGGGCGCGTGAAACCGAGCGGAGATTACGCAGCCTGGGCGGTGAGGGCGCCTACGCCGGGTTCACTGGCGTCGAAGAGCAGGACTGGGAAGACTGGTCGGAACAGGTCTACGGACCCAGCTACGACCGGCTCGCGGCGGTCAAGAACCGGTACGACCCGGAGAACGTATTCCAGCAGAACGTGAACGTCGACCCGAACGACGCCTGA
- a CDS encoding DUF5779 family protein — MSDGFNLDLRNAEEEIDVPESFEGDVVLGVLDGTTPDDEWLAEVDAGNVLLLAVEGDLNELAAGFAGDVKDAGGTLMHFREFLVVAPPGTGVDADRL; from the coding sequence ATGTCTGACGGGTTCAATCTCGACCTGCGGAACGCCGAGGAGGAAATCGACGTCCCCGAATCCTTCGAGGGCGACGTCGTCCTCGGCGTCCTCGACGGCACCACGCCCGACGACGAGTGGCTCGCGGAAGTCGACGCCGGGAACGTCCTCCTGCTCGCCGTCGAGGGCGACCTGAACGAACTCGCCGCCGGGTTCGCCGGCGACGTCAAGGACGCCGGCGGCACGCTCATGCACTTCCGGGAGTTTCTCGTCGTCGCGCCGCCCGGCACCGGCGTGGACGCCGACCGGCTGTAG
- a CDS encoding DUF5799 family protein gives MANDWQDMVVGARMTVDHEFSERVRGSSLSNSQWGLVMTAVDLEIEDADDPEAARIVANTSKLEHVLPEMENAGSQPALGGGRQPSENSGGGVVGGIKDALGLGSEDDGNEELEQESVQLAEEYAEALQDHLESEGKWDEVRRAAVGD, from the coding sequence ATGGCCAACGACTGGCAGGACATGGTGGTCGGCGCGCGCATGACTGTCGACCACGAGTTCTCCGAGCGGGTTCGCGGGTCGTCGCTGTCGAACTCCCAGTGGGGGCTCGTGATGACTGCGGTCGACCTCGAAATCGAGGACGCCGACGACCCCGAGGCGGCTCGCATCGTCGCGAACACGTCGAAACTAGAGCACGTCCTCCCGGAGATGGAGAACGCCGGCAGCCAGCCCGCGCTCGGCGGCGGCCGGCAGCCGAGCGAGAACAGCGGCGGGGGCGTCGTCGGCGGTATCAAGGACGCGCTCGGCCTCGGCAGCGAAGACGACGGCAACGAAGAGCTCGAACAGGAGTCCGTGCAGCTCGCCGAGGAGTACGCGGAAGCGCTCCAGGACCACCTCGAGTCCGAGGGGAAGTGGGACGAGGTGCGGCGCGCGGCGGTCGGCGACTAG
- a CDS encoding aldo/keto reductase, translating into MKQRRLGSTGFDVSEVSLGTWEIGGEWGDVGEEEGKDAVRAALDAGVNFLDTADVYGDGRSERLIREVLEDREEDPVVATKAGRRLNPHEADRYTRENLERFVDRSRENLGVDSLDLLQLHCPPTETYYQPETFDALADLRSAGKIDHYGVSVEKVEEGMKAIEYPGVETVQLIFNPLRQRPAERFLDAAARENVGVIVRVPLASGLLTGAIDEDTEFPENDHRNFNRDGEAFDVGETFAGVPLEPGVAAVDELREYVPEPLSLPQFALRWILDFDAVSTVIPGSTTPEHIRSNVAASNARPLEHKAHGAARDVYEKYVEEHVHHRW; encoded by the coding sequence ATGAAGCAGCGACGACTCGGCTCGACCGGCTTCGACGTCAGCGAAGTGAGCCTCGGCACGTGGGAGATCGGCGGCGAGTGGGGCGACGTCGGCGAGGAGGAGGGCAAGGACGCCGTGCGCGCCGCGCTGGACGCGGGCGTGAACTTCCTGGACACCGCGGACGTCTACGGCGACGGCCGCAGCGAGCGCCTCATCCGCGAAGTACTGGAAGACCGAGAGGAGGACCCCGTCGTCGCGACGAAGGCGGGCCGCCGCCTCAACCCCCACGAGGCCGACCGCTACACCCGCGAGAACCTCGAACGGTTCGTCGACCGCTCCCGGGAGAACCTCGGCGTCGACTCCCTGGACCTCCTCCAGCTGCACTGCCCGCCGACGGAGACGTACTACCAGCCGGAGACGTTCGACGCGCTCGCGGACCTGCGGAGCGCCGGCAAAATCGACCACTACGGCGTCAGCGTCGAGAAGGTCGAGGAGGGGATGAAGGCCATCGAGTACCCGGGCGTCGAGACCGTCCAGCTCATCTTCAACCCGCTCCGCCAGCGGCCCGCCGAGCGCTTCCTCGACGCGGCCGCCCGCGAGAACGTCGGCGTCATCGTGCGCGTACCGCTGGCCTCCGGCCTGCTCACCGGCGCCATCGACGAGGACACCGAGTTCCCGGAGAACGACCACCGGAACTTCAACCGCGACGGCGAGGCCTTCGACGTCGGCGAGACGTTCGCGGGCGTTCCGCTCGAACCCGGCGTCGCGGCCGTCGACGAGCTCCGCGAGTACGTCCCCGAGCCGCTCTCGCTGCCGCAGTTCGCGCTCCGCTGGATCCTCGACTTCGACGCCGTCTCCACCGTCATTCCCGGGTCGACGACGCCCGAGCACATCCGGAGCAACGTCGCCGCGTCGAACGCCCGCCCGCTCGAACACAAGGCCCACGGCGCCGCCCGCGACGTCTACGAGAAGTACGTCGAGGAGCACGTCCACCACCGCTGGTAG
- a CDS encoding gluconate 2-dehydrogenase subunit 3 family protein, protein MELTRRDTLAALAAAGAAGAAGAGALALSENENDDGPVGDHEVATLVAVAGVVYPSEVEGVDSFVREYSAGRFADRPEYAAGVADAVDALDEYTRHWHDADFAALDEATREETLSGMEADISDPVPDGDEAERVRYYLVNELLYALFSTPTGGELAGIENPQGHPGGTASYQRGPR, encoded by the coding sequence ATGGAACTCACGCGACGCGACACGCTCGCCGCGCTCGCCGCCGCGGGCGCGGCCGGTGCTGCCGGCGCGGGCGCGCTCGCGCTCTCCGAGAACGAGAACGACGACGGACCCGTCGGCGACCACGAGGTAGCGACGCTGGTCGCCGTCGCGGGCGTCGTCTACCCGAGCGAGGTCGAGGGCGTCGACTCGTTCGTCCGCGAGTACAGCGCCGGACGCTTCGCGGACCGTCCCGAGTACGCGGCGGGCGTCGCGGACGCCGTCGACGCGCTCGACGAGTACACCCGCCACTGGCACGACGCCGACTTCGCCGCCCTGGATGAAGCGACCCGCGAGGAGACGCTCTCCGGGATGGAAGCCGACATCTCCGACCCCGTCCCGGACGGCGACGAAGCCGAGCGCGTCCGGTACTACCTCGTGAACGAACTGCTGTACGCGCTGTTCTCCACGCCGACCGGCGGCGAGCTCGCGGGCATCGAGAACCCGCAGGGCCACCCCGGCGGGACAGCGAGCTACCAGCGGGGGCCACGGTGA
- a CDS encoding metal-dependent hydrolase produces MELTWHGHSTWRVDVGETTLLIDPFFDNPKTDTDPNELDPDHVLLTHGHADHIGHVGEFLDTHTVATPELAGYVADEYGVEHTTGMNLGGTVELGDAYVSMVRADHTNGLETDYEYSAGTPAGYVISDTKPTQVADEESETFYHAGDTSLHTEMRDVIATYLEPDAVAVPAGDHFTMGPWQAAVAVDWLDADVAFPMHYDTFPPIEIDTDDFVREVEATGSQAEPYVIDGDETFDISEGY; encoded by the coding sequence ATGGAACTCACCTGGCACGGCCACTCCACGTGGCGCGTCGACGTCGGCGAGACGACGCTGCTCATCGACCCGTTCTTCGACAACCCGAAGACCGACACCGACCCGAACGAGCTCGACCCCGACCACGTGCTGCTCACGCACGGGCACGCCGACCACATCGGCCACGTCGGCGAATTCCTGGACACGCACACGGTCGCGACGCCCGAACTCGCGGGCTACGTCGCCGACGAGTACGGCGTCGAGCACACCACGGGGATGAACCTCGGCGGCACCGTCGAGCTCGGCGACGCGTACGTCTCGATGGTGCGCGCCGACCACACGAACGGCCTCGAGACCGACTACGAGTACTCCGCCGGCACGCCCGCCGGGTACGTGATTTCGGACACGAAGCCGACGCAGGTCGCCGACGAGGAGTCGGAGACGTTCTACCACGCCGGCGACACCAGCCTCCACACGGAGATGCGGGACGTCATCGCGACGTACCTCGAACCCGACGCCGTCGCCGTCCCCGCTGGCGACCACTTCACGATGGGGCCGTGGCAGGCCGCCGTCGCCGTCGACTGGCTCGACGCCGACGTCGCGTTCCCGATGCACTACGACACGTTCCCGCCCATCGAGATCGACACCGACGACTTCGTCCGCGAGGTCGAAGCCACCGGCAGCCAGGCCGAGCCCTACGTCATCGACGGCGACGAGACGTTCGACATCTCCGAGGGCTACTGA